The proteins below come from a single Desulfomonile tiedjei genomic window:
- a CDS encoding redoxin domain-containing protein — protein MSKYRAAVGFLLCAASLLSASQVSAALPDLLRERNFTVYPAPCPANDMVLQNVKGGMINLSGLRGKIVILNFWKIDCPPCSAEKAILERIHRKYAARGLEIIAVNLFDTGDRLKSYCQSGHFGFTFAFDPENRFTVRKQNLPSGVPTSFVVNSKSEAIYEIPGVPTTYVINRKGEVVGNSVGMVNWEEPPFAEFLESLLGPAAQTVAQNTRDFSRSAGQGGQPLQMNQGSPPPTSTLLAPGQGYAPVVQGPSAGQTFSPLPFQPQGTPPGMGQPVPAPPIAPPASGLVPSQPGERPQTAKPGPAGPAGKKAQATKPGKAATPQAKTGSTKAVSASPMGPGLKTPGPGATGQMPVGGMAPVPPPAPLGAATPTPQGGAYLPPLPPALPYIPGRSQASSPPVTPDDQGNVMARIPGYDQGGYGGGGAPPAGMGSALPPAQPVTGRNPIGGFILESFGTGRPPATQQPGVQPAAPEAPPSSIFGQLNQDIQALGGGIRDTFYRVLPGR, from the coding sequence ATGAGCAAGTATAGAGCTGCCGTCGGCTTCCTTCTTTGTGCAGCATCCCTCCTTTCAGCCTCTCAGGTTTCGGCCGCGTTGCCGGATTTACTAAGGGAACGCAATTTCACCGTCTATCCGGCGCCCTGCCCTGCCAACGATATGGTCCTCCAGAATGTGAAGGGAGGAATGATCAACCTCTCGGGTCTTCGCGGCAAAATCGTCATCCTTAATTTTTGGAAAATCGACTGCCCGCCATGTTCCGCGGAAAAAGCCATTTTGGAAAGAATTCATCGCAAGTATGCGGCGCGGGGTTTGGAAATCATAGCCGTAAATCTCTTCGACACTGGAGACAGGCTGAAGTCGTACTGCCAGAGCGGCCATTTCGGCTTTACCTTCGCTTTCGATCCAGAGAACCGCTTTACCGTGCGGAAGCAAAACCTGCCGTCAGGTGTGCCGACAAGCTTTGTGGTCAATTCGAAATCCGAGGCCATTTACGAAATTCCGGGAGTCCCGACCACGTACGTGATCAACAGAAAGGGCGAGGTCGTAGGCAACTCCGTTGGAATGGTGAATTGGGAAGAGCCGCCTTTTGCAGAATTTTTGGAGTCCCTGCTTGGGCCCGCGGCCCAAACCGTAGCCCAGAATACCCGAGATTTTTCCAGGTCTGCTGGACAGGGTGGACAGCCACTGCAGATGAATCAGGGCTCGCCTCCTCCTACCAGCACGCTGTTGGCTCCGGGGCAAGGATATGCGCCGGTCGTTCAAGGGCCGTCGGCCGGCCAAACATTTTCGCCTCTGCCCTTTCAACCGCAAGGGACGCCGCCGGGAATGGGACAACCGGTGCCCGCGCCACCGATTGCACCGCCGGCTTCGGGGCTCGTCCCAAGCCAGCCCGGAGAAAGACCGCAGACCGCAAAACCTGGGCCGGCAGGCCCAGCCGGCAAGAAGGCACAGGCTACCAAACCCGGAAAGGCCGCGACACCTCAAGCTAAGACTGGCTCAACCAAGGCCGTTTCCGCATCTCCAATGGGCCCAGGGCTGAAAACCCCCGGTCCTGGAGCGACGGGCCAGATGCCTGTGGGCGGCATGGCGCCGGTCCCTCCGCCCGCGCCGCTTGGCGCGGCCACTCCTACACCCCAGGGTGGCGCTTACCTTCCGCCTCTTCCTCCCGCCCTACCTTACATCCCGGGTCGCTCTCAGGCATCGAGCCCGCCTGTGACCCCGGACGACCAGGGAAACGTGATGGCCAGAATACCTGGATACGATCAAGGTGGGTATGGCGGCGGCGGTGCTCCGCCTGCAGGCATGGGAAGCGCATTGCCTCCTGCGCAACCGGTCACTGGGCGCAACCCCATTGGCGGATTCATTCTCGAATCCTTCGGCACAGGCCGTCCGCCAGCCACCCAACAACCGGGAGTGCAACCCGCTGCGCCGGAAGCCCCTCCTTCCTCTATCTTCGGTCAGTTGAACCAGGACATTCAAGCGCTGGGAGGAGGGATAAGAGATACCTTTTACAGGGTGCTTCCGGGAAGATAA